CGCCTTGCTGCTGATCGCGTCGATGTCGTCGCCTTCCAGCGCAGTCTTGGTTTCGGCCAGCGCGGTTTCGACCTGACCTTTCAGGTCGGCGCCGATCTTGTCGCCGTGCTCGTCGAGCTGCTTCTGCGTCGTGTGGACCAGGCTGTCGGCCTGATTGCGAGTCTCGGCCCCTTCGCGGCGCTTCTTGTCCTCTTCGGCAAACTTCTCGGCATCCTGCACCATCTGCTCGATGTCGCTTTCGCTGAGACCGCCGGAGGCCTGGATGCGGATCTGCTGTTCCTTGCCGGTGCCCTTGTCTTTCGCGGAAACGTTGACGATGCCATTGGCGTCGATATCGAAGGTCACCTCGATCTGCGGCACTCCGCGTGGTGCCGGCGGAATGCCGACCAGATCGAACTGGCCGAGCAGCTTATTGTCCGCGGCCATCTCGCGTTCGCCCTGGAAGACGCGGATGGTTACGGCATTCTGGTTGTCTTCCGCAGTCGAATAGGTCTGCGTCTTCTTGGTCGGGATCGTCGTGTTGCGGTCGATCATCCGGGTGAACACGCCGCCCAGCGTCTCAATGCCGAGCGAAAGCGGGGTCACGTCGAGCAGCAGCACATCCTTGACGTCGCCCTGCAGCACGCCGGCCTGGATCGCCGCGCCCATCGCAACCACTTCGTCGGGATTGACGCCGGTGTGCGGTTTCTTGCCGAAGAATTCCTCGACCACTTCGCGCACCTTGGGCATGCGGGTCATGCCGCCGACCAGGATAACCTCGTCGACGCCGCCCTTCTCGACCCCGGCATCGGCCAGCGCCTTCTTGCAAGGATCGAGCGTGCGCTTGATCAGGTCGCCGACGAGCTGCTCCAGCTTGCTGCGAGTGATCGTTTCGACCAGGTGCAGCGGCGTGCTCGAGCCGCCTTCCATGCGCGCGGTGATGAAGGGCAGGTTCACTTCGGTCTGCTGGCTGGATGACAGCTCGATCTTGGCCTTTTCCGCGGCTTCCTTCAGCCGCTGAAGCGCAAGCTTGTCCTTGCGCAGGTCCATGTTTTCCTTCTTCTCGAACTGGTCGGCCAGATATTCGACAAGTGCGCTGTCGAAATCTTCGCCACCCAGAAAAGTGTCGCCGTTGGTCGACTTCACTTCGAACACGCCGTCGCCGATCTCGAGGATCGAGACGTCGAACGTGCCGCCGCCGAGGTCGTAGACGGCGATGGTCTTGCCATCCTCCTTGTCGAGACCATAGGCGAGCGCGGCCGCAGTCGGCTCGTTGATGATGCGCAGCACTTCAAGACCCGCGATCTGGCCGGCGTCCTTGGTCGCCTGGCGCTGCGCATCGTTGAAATAGGCGGGAACGGTGATCACCGCCTGCGAGACGGTTTCGCCGAGATAGCTTTCGGCGGTTTCCTTCATCTTCTGGAGGATGAAGGCGGAAACCTGGCTGGGCGAGTAGTTCTCGCCGCCGGCCTCGACCCAGGCGTCGCCGTTCTTACCCTTGACGATGTCGTAGGGGACGAGTTCCATGTCCTTCTTGGTCATCGGATCGTCGAACCGGCGGCCGATCAGTCGCTTGATCGCAAACAGCGTATTGTCGGGATTGGTGACCGCCTGACGCTTGGCCGGCTGGCCGATCAGCCGTTCGTTATCCTTGGTAAAGGCAACGATCGAAGGCGTCGTGCGCGCGCCTTCCGAATTCTCGATGACTTTGGGTTTGTCCCCGTCCATCACGGCAACGCAGCTGTTCGTCGTGCCGAGGTCGATACCGATTACTTTCGCCATGGTTTCCCTATTCCACTTTCTACGCGTTGGACGCCGCGCAATGCGCTTCCCGAAGTCCGGCAAAGCAACTCGGCGGCTCGATTACGAGGGCGATATAGGTGCGGTTTTGGTTGGCACAAGGGAGCGGCGCGGCTAGCTTCCCGATATGTTCCGAGGGGAGAAACTGCCGTGAAATCATCCGTTCTTGCCGCCGCGCTCCTGTCAGCCGCCACGCTGGGCCTCGCCGCTTGCGGCGACAGGGCGGCCGAACAACCCGCCGAAGCGCCCGAAGGCGTGCCGGGCCTGACGATCACGAATGCGCGCATGGTGCTGGCCCCGGTGGAGGGCAATCCCGCCGCGGTCTACTTCGATCTCGCTTACGACGGCGACCGCAACGTGGCGCTCAACCGCGCGCATGTGGAAGGCGCTGCAAGCGCTTCGCTTCACGAATACGGCGAGTGGAACCGCCAGGTTCAGATGCAGGAAATGCTGCCTCTCGTCCTGACCAAAGGCGACAGGGTATCGTTCGAGCCGGGCGGCAAGCATGTCATGGCGACCGACGTCTCGCCCGAACTCCAGCCGGGCGGCACGACCGAAGTGACGCTGACCGTGTCGGGCGGCGACAAGACCACGTTCGAAGCGGAAATCCGCGGCCCCGGGGAAGAGCGCTGAACGAAGCGAAGGC
The sequence above is a segment of the Pelagerythrobacter marensis genome. Coding sequences within it:
- the dnaK gene encoding molecular chaperone DnaK, with amino-acid sequence MAKVIGIDLGTTNSCVAVMDGDKPKVIENSEGARTTPSIVAFTKDNERLIGQPAKRQAVTNPDNTLFAIKRLIGRRFDDPMTKKDMELVPYDIVKGKNGDAWVEAGGENYSPSQVSAFILQKMKETAESYLGETVSQAVITVPAYFNDAQRQATKDAGQIAGLEVLRIINEPTAAALAYGLDKEDGKTIAVYDLGGGTFDVSILEIGDGVFEVKSTNGDTFLGGEDFDSALVEYLADQFEKKENMDLRKDKLALQRLKEAAEKAKIELSSSQQTEVNLPFITARMEGGSSTPLHLVETITRSKLEQLVGDLIKRTLDPCKKALADAGVEKGGVDEVILVGGMTRMPKVREVVEEFFGKKPHTGVNPDEVVAMGAAIQAGVLQGDVKDVLLLDVTPLSLGIETLGGVFTRMIDRNTTIPTKKTQTYSTAEDNQNAVTIRVFQGEREMAADNKLLGQFDLVGIPPAPRGVPQIEVTFDIDANGIVNVSAKDKGTGKEQQIRIQASGGLSESDIEQMVQDAEKFAEEDKKRREGAETRNQADSLVHTTQKQLDEHGDKIGADLKGQVETALAETKTALEGDDIDAISSKAQTLTELAMKMGQEIYSKEQASASTETPEDGSATGDGDEDVVDAEFSEVDEDNKG
- a CDS encoding copper chaperone PCu(A)C is translated as MKSSVLAAALLSAATLGLAACGDRAAEQPAEAPEGVPGLTITNARMVLAPVEGNPAAVYFDLAYDGDRNVALNRAHVEGAASASLHEYGEWNRQVQMQEMLPLVLTKGDRVSFEPGGKHVMATDVSPELQPGGTTEVTLTVSGGDKTTFEAEIRGPGEER